The following are from one region of the Lytechinus variegatus isolate NC3 chromosome 4, Lvar_3.0, whole genome shotgun sequence genome:
- the LOC121413694 gene encoding uncharacterized protein LOC121413694, whose amino-acid sequence MKVICALVSLLLFAGGGYTAPSGAPDQGQPETEVLPVDDTEDKGQQPLSNLPKPGDGKLIPEFASEEPLADKIDGNEEGDDNKELEDISYVSANDEDDISEYSMSYPSWLPDGFFTSINDVDAEQTEEAILDGIEAALVNEKIEPLYRSISRLKSLLHQLREKASQDLESASGEESFYSSSGESYDDSATQGDDDLDMMAGNGYGAVSDDRQRFPGQVIQGNQEVPKNGSKAIPKNNAIESAMNNVPETYRKANHIKPGRRFKRDLGWGRRGKPRYNNLAVADADDDSISSAFADESVDGDSALESSWMSSSDAGDSVLELNDIGRKPLNFQQRIEIKPREETNWRKVFLNLRGRLGAPIQRLDRRRRNKEDLKTFLNSMPTLEGLRKRTLIPDEDEDEEYEIPDPGPFYPEPLNLPPPDNVIRPELPPDDTLPWELPPDFDEDNALLEEQTNGLDMINHYNKRYRYLRDVERSIMDESLEDLALQLAGRQPSRSNALRVRRVMQIPPPPPYGRKVVKSLYRKKAYGYPFMADEFADELIPNSWESGGEDFSQPYNAFNPQDLDEPHSWGEYLQFGRIEGPDEASDMVSRLMSAIKTKEAKDTILEHLLHIRDASPELQREILLQALMAEADPVDGGPNNAVGYDNQQFDSDENTQWGNFKSNEEADDDGENAISDDQTEGEGSHDTKQNDAVGNTVEVGGWDSSLSGEDKGTNEAEYFSDASESDASVPDWEDIPDELQSNIPQLFEEMKQQILIQKLAEFLQRTASSENRRI is encoded by the exons ATGAAGGTTATTTGTGCCCTGGTTTCCCTGTTGCTCTTCGCGGGCGGAGGGTACACCGCCCCATCAGGGGCTCCTGACCAAGGTCAACCGGAAACGGAAGTGCTCCCTGTCGATGACACTGAAG ATAAAGGCCAACAGCCTTTATCCAACTTGCCCAAGCCAGGGGATGGGAAACTGATACCTGAATTCGCATCAGAAGAACCTTTGGCAGACAAGATTGACGGGAATGAAGAAGGAGACGATAATAAAGAACTGGAAGATATATCATACGTTTCTGCAAACGATGAAGATGACATCTCTGAATACTCAATGTCCTATCCGTCGTGGTTGCCTGATGGGTTTTTCACAAGTATCAACGACGTAGACGCCGAACAGACCGAGGAAGCTATCCTGGATGGGATCGAAGCTGCGCTTGTCAATGAGAAAATTGAGCCGCTATACAGATCGATATCACGTCTGAAGTCGCTTCTGCATCAGCTGCGGGAGAAGGCCAGTCAGGACCTGGAGTCGGCGTCCGGGGAGGAGAGTTTTTATTCATCTTCAGGGGAATCCTACGATGATTCAGCCACGCAGGGCGACGACGACTTAGACATGATGGCCGGGAACGGATATGGTGCTGTTTCAGATGATAGACAACGCTTCCCCGGTCAGGTAATCCAAGGTAACCAAGAAGTGCCAAAGAACGGCTCAAAGGCAATACCGAAGAACAATGCCATTGAGTCAGCAATGAACAACGTTCCTGAAACATACAGGAAGGCAAATCACATAAAGCCTGGTCGACGTTTCAAGAGAGACTTAGGTTGGGGACGCCGGGGCAAACCAAGGTATAACAACTTGGCAGTTGCTGATGCAGATGATGACAGCATATCGTCTGCGTTTGCAGATGAAAGCGTTGATGGTGACTCTGCGCTAGAGTCATCATGGATGAGTTCTTCCGATGCAGGGGACTCCGTTCTTGAGCTCAACGATATTGGGAGGAAACCGCTGAACTTTCAACAAAGAATAGAAATTAAACCAAGAGAGGAAACAAACTGGAGAAAGGTCTTTCTTAATCTGCGCGGTCGTCTTGGAGCGCCTATACAAAGGCTGGACAGAAGGAGAAGAAATAAAGAGGATCTGAAAACATTCCTCAACAGCATGCCAACTTTGGAAGGTCTCCGGAAACGCACAT TAATTCCCGATGAAGATGAGGACGAGGAGTATGAAATACCAGACCCGGGACCGTTCTACCCCGAGCCGCTGAATCTTCCACCACCAGACAACGTTATCCGCCCAGAGCTACCACCTGATGATACGTTGCCATGGGAACTGCCTCCTGATTTCGACGAGGACAACGCCTTGCTGGAAGAGCAGACGAATGGCCTTGATATGATCAACCATTATAATAAACGATATCGGTATCTTAGG GATGTTGAGCGTTCCATCATGGATGAATCCCTAGAAGACTTGGCCCTACAGCTAGCCGGAAGGCAGCCATCGAGGTCTAACGCTCTTAGGGTTCGGAGAGTAATGCAGATTCCACCACCGCCTCCATACGGAAGAAAGGTGGTGAAATCACTCTACAGGAAGAAAGCATATGGCTATCCTTTCATGGCAGACGAGTTCGCTGATGAGTTGATTCCCAACTCATGGGAGTCCGGTGGAGAGGATTTCAGTCAACCCTACAATGCCTTCAACCCGCAGGACCTGGACGAACCACATTCGTGGGGAGAGTACCTCCAGTTTGGTCGTATCGAAGGTCCTGATGAAGCCTCGGATATGGTATCCCGGCTGATGTCCGCAATCAAGACCAAGGAAGCCAAAGATACCATCCTCGAACATCTATTGCACATCAGGGACGCGTCTCCAGAACTCCAGAGAGAAATTCTCCTCCAGGCATTGATGGCTGAAGCTGATCCAGTGGATGGCGGACCCAACAACGCCGTTGGCTATGACAACCAGCAGTTCGATTCGGATGAGAACACGCAGTGGGGTAACTTCAAATCCAACGAGGAAGCCGACGACGATGGCGAAAATGCAATATCCGACGACCAGACTGAAGGCGAAGGAAGCCATGACACTAAACAAAACGACGCAGTAGGAAACACCGTGGAAGTGGGTGGCTGGGACAGTTCTTTATCTGGAGAGGATAAAGGGACGAACGAAGCCGAATATTTTTCAGATGCTTCCGAATCAGACGCCTCAGTTCCCGACTGGGAGGATATCCCAGACGAACTCCAATCAAAC ATTCCTCAACTCTTTGAAGAGATGAAACAACAAATTTTGATCCAAAAACTTGCCGAATTTTTACAACGTACCGCTAGCAGTGAAAACCGAAGAATATAA
- the LOC121413695 gene encoding exportin-4-like, translating to MGDFLRQLEEASHIILAPPHTVNQEQRQAAEHTILAFRRASNPLQACQFILEHSSVDYILFQAASTVKEAVIRDWAMLDHSQVNSVRSFLLKYVTHKPGLPSYVREQILQAVAVIFKRGTVESKENGREGLFADISQLITSGDPPLQMIACSMLTALLNEYSGSTRTSDIGLSWEFHIQCKHIFEIHDLKKVFMYAVQILHQLMSTEGPLSGDTAKVFSRFLSICEQVLSWEFALVRPARRRVGSFQPVDTPPLRPDGKWRDPLLDHGLLELFFKIHARTRLNPDSCHIAMQCLSQLATLDGPVFADRKAKSDYLAHFIRCLLQALNGSEVQDHEALGFANIINHLITKFPIELIAGQAAGLLNSFVDSLSSFTCLCGRQAALEEAVSPLSFLNRPGC from the exons atgggCGACTTTTTGAGACAGCTTGAAGAAGCTTCACATATCATATTG gcACCACCTCATACTGTTAATCAGGAACAGAGACAAGCTGCAGAGCATACCATTCTTGCTTTCAGAAGAGCATCAAACCCACTCCAGGCATGCCAATTCATTTTGG AACACAGCAGTGTTGACTACATCTTGTTCCAGGCTGCATCAACGGTCAAGGAAGCGGTCATTAGAGACTGGGCAATGCTTGACCACTCGCAGGTTAACAGTGTCCGCAGTTTTCTTCTGAAATATGTCACGCATAAACCAGG CTTACCCAGCTATGTGCGGGAGCAGATTCTTCAAGCGGTAGCGGTAATCTTCAAGCGAGGGACGGTAGAGAGCAAGGAGAATGGTAGGGAAGGCCTCTTTGCCGATATCTCACAGCTCATCACAAGCGGTGATCCACCTTTG CAAATGATAGCATGTTCCATGTTGACGGCTCTCCTCAACGAGTACTCAGGATCCACAAGAACCAGTGATATCGGTCTCAGCTGGGAGTTCCACATACAATGCAAACATATATTTGag ATTCACGACCTGAAGAAGGTGTTCATGTATGCTGTCCAAATCCTTCATCAACTGATGTCAACAGAAGGTCCTCTGAGTGGTGACACAGCCAAGGTCTTCAGTAGATTCTTGAGTATATGTGAACAGGTCCTGAGTTGGGAGTTTGCTCTTGTTAGAC CGGCGAGACGGCGTGTAGGGTCATTCCAGCCTGTGGACACACCCCCTCTTAGACCCGATGGTAAATGGAGAGACCCACTTCTAGACCATGGACTGCTGGAACTATTTTTCAAG ATTCATGCAAGGACACGGTTAAACCCTGATTCTTGTCACATTGCCATGCAGTGCCTGTCCCAGCTAGCTACCCTTGACGGACCAGTCTTTGCTGACCGCAAGGCCAAGAGTGACTACCTGGCTCATTTTATACGGTGCCTTCTCCAGGCTCTCAATGG TTCTGAGGTGCAGGACCATGAGGCCTTGGGATTTGCTAACATCATCAATCATCTCATTACCAAGTTCCCTATAGAGCTCATCGCTGGTCAAGCTGCTGGTCTTCTAAACTCCTTTGTGGATTCTCTATCAAGCTTCACCTGTCTTTGTGGCCGTCAAGCTGCACTTGAAGAAGCAGTAAGTCCTTTAAGTTTTCTTAATCGACCAGGTTGTtaa